In Flavivirga abyssicola, the following are encoded in one genomic region:
- a CDS encoding DUF7849 domain-containing protein, with protein MNKLFFFICFSFICVHNHSQQLLANDTLTRTATIKSINNGNEILFTPETPVLNQIAGAPKAFYTHYWEFGDGHYSTEKEPKHIYKNKGDYEVRLWATNNYDTGKPPTTRPKKIAVNSITTDYEDIATMDEDFTIKRNREPIPEEEIVAIMSYKNNKDYITNGKIYLFYNELKYKANNFELLETRTHHNEKNVSVNGFAYTKHIDNEGTYLASSNNNLIKSSTVLQDSTEKTNLPLTIAESKAYYKDWSLLEFDNMEPNEERHVFFSLKTTPEMVKDTSAIISVRGIYIPDGNYDNHKVKDMEMEIVTSHDPNKMSSNGTFMNYRLVRFKTLKYKIKFQNNGEGPARTIRLETDIPEMLDKSTLKVMDMYPKCDICPKRDVLYSCLDTTFTNTQAIFTFKNIYLPGSEQKNVKEYDSTKGFVKYKIKFAKDFHKKKTKSRTAIIFDKNDPILTNYSTTRFLPGISIGIKTGYNSFNDLKNSESYFFGATLSPYKSYRWYWQIELMNNFHNYDSNTDIKEEFIQGAQGFRFFQRTTTNASYENIDWDIPVLIRYNVNNYIGLGGGLQNTLSLSEKREQHILTEMFEGDTPDAFVFNTEEDTINETDSFTNLRTGLLFEVTAGFARIGPSLGARYVMNFENDFNYWQFYAIWKF; from the coding sequence ATGAACAAATTATTCTTTTTTATTTGCTTCTCATTTATATGTGTACATAATCATTCCCAACAATTACTTGCAAACGATACGCTTACAAGAACGGCAACCATCAAAAGTATAAACAATGGGAATGAAATTTTATTTACACCAGAAACACCTGTTTTAAATCAAATTGCTGGTGCGCCTAAAGCTTTTTACACACATTACTGGGAATTTGGTGATGGTCATTATAGCACCGAAAAAGAACCAAAACACATCTATAAAAACAAAGGTGACTATGAAGTGAGATTATGGGCGACCAATAATTACGATACAGGTAAACCACCAACAACTAGACCCAAAAAAATTGCTGTTAATTCTATTACGACTGATTATGAAGATATAGCCACAATGGACGAAGACTTTACAATAAAGCGTAATCGCGAACCTATTCCCGAAGAAGAAATAGTAGCTATAATGAGTTATAAGAATAATAAGGACTACATAACAAACGGAAAAATATACCTCTTCTATAACGAACTTAAATATAAAGCTAATAATTTTGAATTGTTGGAAACCAGAACCCATCATAACGAAAAAAACGTTTCGGTAAACGGTTTTGCATATACAAAGCATATTGATAATGAAGGGACTTACCTCGCTTCTTCAAATAATAATCTTATTAAATCAAGTACTGTATTACAAGATTCAACAGAAAAAACAAATCTACCTTTAACCATTGCAGAATCTAAAGCATATTACAAAGACTGGAGTCTCTTGGAGTTCGATAACATGGAGCCCAATGAAGAGCGTCATGTTTTTTTTAGTTTAAAGACAACGCCAGAAATGGTTAAAGATACCAGTGCCATTATATCGGTTCGCGGGATTTACATTCCAGACGGCAATTACGATAACCATAAAGTTAAAGATATGGAAATGGAAATCGTGACTTCACATGATCCTAACAAAATGTCATCAAATGGGACATTTATGAATTATAGATTGGTACGCTTTAAAACCTTAAAATATAAAATTAAGTTTCAAAATAATGGTGAAGGTCCAGCAAGAACCATACGACTGGAAACTGATATTCCGGAAATGCTGGACAAATCAACTTTAAAAGTCATGGATATGTATCCTAAATGTGATATATGCCCCAAACGAGACGTTTTGTATAGTTGTTTGGACACCACATTCACAAACACACAGGCTATTTTTACTTTTAAGAATATTTACCTTCCGGGAAGCGAACAAAAGAATGTAAAAGAATACGACTCCACAAAAGGTTTTGTAAAATACAAGATTAAGTTTGCTAAAGATTTTCATAAGAAAAAAACAAAAAGCAGAACAGCTATTATTTTTGACAAAAACGACCCTATTCTTACTAACTATTCAACCACTCGGTTTTTACCAGGTATATCCATTGGTATTAAAACAGGCTATAATTCGTTTAACGACTTAAAAAATTCTGAAAGCTACTTTTTTGGCGCTACATTATCTCCTTATAAATCTTATAGATGGTATTGGCAAATAGAGCTTATGAATAATTTTCATAATTACGATTCGAACACTGATATTAAAGAAGAGTTTATCCAAGGAGCTCAAGGCTTTCGGTTTTTTCAACGGACTACAACGAATGCCTCTTATGAGAATATAGATTGGGATATTCCTGTTTTAATAAGATATAATGTTAATAACTATATTGGCCTAGGCGGTGGTTTACAAAACACCTTATCCTTAAGTGAAAAACGCGAACAACATATTTTAACAGAAATGTTTGAAGGAGATACTCCGGATGCCTTCGTTTTTAATACAGAAGAAGACACCATTAACGAAACCGATTCTTTTACCAATTTAAGAACTGGATTATTGTTTGAAGTTACAGCTGGTTTTGCCAGAATTGGCCCAAGTTTGGGTGCGCGTTATGTTATGAATTTTGAAAACGATTTTAACTATTGGCAATTCTATGCCATATGGAAGTTCTGA
- a CDS encoding class I SAM-dependent methyltransferase, with protein MKEKENGIKKAKKPWPTKDAMEQVYEMKLWGEDNKSDFYSGVGSHHPVIVNPYIDVLISFLISFESPLVVCDLGCGDFNVGQKLVKHTKKYVAVDIVTTLIEYNKEKFKEENLEFHCLDIAVDKLPSGDCAILRQVLQHLSNAEVQSIINKLTNFKYVILTEHLPKGDFTPNKDIISGQGIRLKKQSGLNLLAPPFNFKVKEEKQLLSVVLNDHKEVIVTTLYKVF; from the coding sequence ATGAAGGAGAAAGAAAATGGAATTAAAAAAGCAAAGAAACCTTGGCCAACTAAAGATGCCATGGAACAGGTTTATGAAATGAAACTTTGGGGAGAGGATAACAAATCTGATTTTTATTCTGGTGTAGGGTCGCACCATCCTGTGATAGTAAATCCATATATAGATGTTTTAATATCATTTTTAATATCTTTTGAAAGTCCTCTTGTGGTATGCGATTTAGGCTGTGGGGATTTTAATGTAGGGCAAAAACTGGTAAAGCATACTAAAAAATATGTTGCGGTAGATATAGTAACAACCCTTATAGAGTATAATAAAGAAAAATTTAAAGAAGAAAATTTAGAATTCCATTGTTTGGATATCGCAGTAGATAAGTTGCCTTCTGGGGATTGTGCTATACTAAGACAAGTGCTACAACATTTATCGAACGCCGAAGTACAAAGTATAATAAACAAGTTAACTAATTTTAAATATGTGATTTTAACCGAACATTTACCCAAAGGAGATTTTACACCCAATAAAGATATTATTTCAGGACAAGGAATTAGACTAAAAAAACAAAGTGGTTTAAACTTATTAGCTCCGCCATTTAATTTTAAGGTAAAAGAAGAAAAACAATTATTGTCTGTTGTTTTAAATGATCACAAAGAAGTTATAGTAACTACGCTTTATAAAGTTTTTTAA
- a CDS encoding RNA polymerase sigma factor, with protein MSEKKIHEDQKYIDGLLKNNSFIIQAIYDKFAPKVINYIKQNSGDSDKAQDVIQDILITIYNQASEKKLQLTCPFDAYFFLLCKRKWLNELKKSSNKEVTINEDVLSKGDEAQELAFETSVFGEKQALFTEMFQKLGTACKDLLTATFKIKSMEEVAKSLGVTYAYARKKKSLCIGKLTELVQKSPKFNQLNN; from the coding sequence ATGAGTGAAAAAAAAATACACGAAGACCAGAAGTATATAGACGGATTACTTAAAAACAACTCGTTTATTATTCAAGCTATATATGATAAGTTTGCTCCTAAAGTGATTAATTATATAAAGCAGAATAGTGGGGATAGTGATAAAGCCCAAGATGTCATACAGGATATTTTAATAACCATTTACAATCAGGCAAGTGAAAAAAAATTACAGCTTACCTGTCCATTTGATGCCTATTTCTTTTTGCTATGTAAGCGGAAATGGTTAAACGAATTAAAAAAATCTTCTAATAAAGAGGTAACAATTAATGAAGATGTGTTATCTAAAGGTGACGAAGCTCAAGAACTGGCTTTTGAAACCTCTGTATTTGGTGAAAAACAAGCGCTATTTACAGAAATGTTTCAAAAACTTGGAACCGCTTGTAAAGATTTATTAACCGCTACTTTTAAAATAAAATCGATGGAGGAAGTAGCAAAAAGCTTAGGTGTCACATATGCTTATGCTAGAAAAAAGAAATCTTTATGTATTGGTAAATTAACAGAGCTGGTTCAAAAGTCACCAAAGTTTAACCAACTTAATAATTAA
- a CDS encoding tetratricopeptide repeat protein, which produces MDDQNYIVFESYLSKELSPDEVTAFELRLKNESDFNQAFNTYKELSSFLEHKFEDESASTAFQNNLKTISNTYFEKQETSKKVMRFKPWQYAMAASIALLIGIVTFNNFSNPTFNDYNNYKTISLTVRGAEEVLLKEAENAFNNKDFAKAEAVFEQLLVKNDSNNELQLYRGISLLELDKFDEADSMFGKLSKTPSVYKNKAIWYLALSKLKQKNYDACLDVLKTIPEDADEYKQVQKLIKKLD; this is translated from the coding sequence ATGGATGATCAAAATTACATAGTATTCGAATCCTACTTATCTAAAGAATTATCACCAGATGAAGTAACCGCTTTTGAATTGAGATTAAAAAACGAATCAGATTTTAATCAAGCATTTAATACGTACAAAGAACTGTCTTCTTTTTTAGAACATAAATTTGAAGATGAGTCAGCCTCAACAGCATTTCAGAATAATTTAAAAACTATTTCTAATACTTATTTTGAAAAACAAGAAACTTCTAAAAAAGTAATGCGCTTTAAACCTTGGCAATATGCAATGGCAGCAAGTATTGCTTTACTAATAGGAATCGTTACATTTAATAATTTCTCTAACCCAACTTTTAACGATTATAATAATTATAAAACGATTAGTTTAACAGTTAGGGGAGCGGAGGAAGTTCTTTTAAAAGAAGCTGAAAATGCTTTTAATAATAAAGATTTCGCTAAAGCTGAAGCCGTTTTTGAACAGTTACTGGTTAAGAATGATTCAAACAATGAGTTGCAATTATATAGAGGAATTTCATTATTAGAATTAGATAAGTTTGATGAAGCCGATAGTATGTTTGGTAAGCTTTCTAAAACACCATCCGTTTATAAAAATAAAGCCATATGGTATTTAGCCTTAAGTAAATTAAAACAGAAAAACTACGATGCTTGTTTAGACGTTTTAAAAACAATTCCGGAAGATGCAGATGAATATAAACAAGTTCAAAAGCTTATTAAAAAGTTAGATTAA
- a CDS encoding TatD family hydrolase, whose translation MIITDTHTHLYSEAFDDDRNEMIDRAIAQGVSRFFIPAIDSEYTKAMFQLEKDYPNNMFLMMGLHPTHVKDNYKKELKHVEDMLAKRHFYAVGEIGIDLYWDKSTLGIQQEAFKHQIRLAKQYKLPIVIHCRDAFDEIFEILETEKSDDLFGVFHCFTGTLEQAHQAISYNMKLGIGGVATFKNGKIDTFLNQIDIKHIVLETDSPYLAPVPYRGKRNESVYVIKVLEKLVEIYGISSEEIAAITTQNSKDVFKV comes from the coding sequence ATGATTATTACAGACACACATACCCATTTATATAGTGAAGCTTTTGATGACGACAGGAATGAGATGATTGATCGTGCTATAGCTCAAGGAGTCTCTCGGTTTTTTATTCCCGCAATAGATTCTGAGTACACCAAAGCTATGTTTCAACTCGAAAAGGATTACCCTAATAATATGTTTTTAATGATGGGTTTGCATCCTACACATGTTAAAGACAATTATAAAAAAGAATTAAAGCATGTAGAAGATATGCTTGCCAAGCGACATTTTTATGCGGTGGGAGAAATAGGAATTGATTTATATTGGGATAAATCAACATTAGGAATTCAACAAGAAGCGTTTAAACATCAAATTAGACTTGCAAAGCAATATAAGTTGCCAATAGTTATACATTGTAGAGATGCATTTGATGAAATATTTGAAATTTTAGAAACAGAAAAGAGTGATGATTTATTCGGTGTTTTTCATTGTTTTACAGGAACATTAGAACAAGCACATCAAGCTATTTCATATAATATGAAACTAGGTATAGGCGGTGTTGCTACTTTTAAGAACGGAAAAATTGATACCTTTTTAAATCAAATTGATATTAAACATATTGTATTAGAAACAGATTCCCCTTATTTAGCTCCGGTACCATATAGAGGAAAACGAAATGAAAGCGTATATGTTATAAAAGTGTTAGAAAAGTTGGTAGAGATATATGGTATATCTTCAGAAGAGATAGCAGCAATTACAACTCAAAATTCTAAAGATGTTTTTAAAGTTTAA
- a CDS encoding asparaginase, translated as MSVIKPKILLIYTGGTIGMVKDFKTGSLRAFDFKTLLEKIPELQLLDCKIDTVSFKEPIDSSNMNPKYWVQIAEMIETNYEAFDGFVVLHGSDTMSYTASALSFMLENLAKPVIFTGSQLPIGDLRTDAKENLITSIQIASLQSQGKPQIKEVCLYFEYKLYRANRTTKINAEHFEAFASLNYPDLAESGVHLKVNEDYLFKPDLNKALKIHKKLDNNIALVKLFPGITENILQSIFSTSNLKAIVLETYGAGNCTTETWFINMLKENILKGMHVINITQCSGGSVMMGHYETSNALKNIGVISGKDITTEAAISKLMYLLGQNIAANTFKTIYESPLRGEMS; from the coding sequence ATGAGCGTTATAAAACCAAAGATATTACTAATATATACAGGAGGAACCATTGGTATGGTTAAAGATTTTAAAACCGGATCACTTCGTGCATTTGATTTTAAAACACTTTTAGAAAAAATTCCGGAATTACAACTTTTAGATTGTAAGATAGATACAGTGTCATTTAAAGAGCCTATAGATTCAAGTAATATGAATCCAAAATATTGGGTTCAAATTGCCGAGATGATAGAAACTAATTATGAAGCGTTTGATGGTTTTGTTGTTTTACACGGAAGTGATACCATGAGTTATACAGCGTCTGCATTAAGTTTTATGTTAGAGAATTTAGCAAAACCAGTCATATTTACAGGATCTCAATTGCCAATAGGCGACTTAAGAACCGATGCAAAAGAAAATTTAATTACATCTATACAAATAGCGTCATTACAAAGTCAAGGCAAGCCACAAATTAAAGAAGTATGCCTATATTTTGAATACAAATTATATAGAGCTAATAGAACAACAAAGATAAATGCAGAGCACTTTGAAGCTTTTGCTTCTTTAAACTACCCCGATTTGGCCGAGTCTGGTGTGCATTTAAAAGTTAATGAAGACTATTTATTCAAACCTGATTTAAATAAGGCTCTAAAGATTCATAAAAAATTAGATAATAATATCGCATTAGTTAAACTTTTTCCGGGCATTACAGAAAATATTTTGCAAAGTATTTTCAGTACTTCAAATTTAAAAGCTATAGTGCTTGAAACATATGGTGCAGGAAATTGTACTACCGAAACATGGTTCATTAATATGTTAAAAGAAAATATTCTTAAAGGCATGCATGTTATAAATATTACACAATGTTCTGGCGGAAGTGTTATGATGGGGCATTATGAAACGAGTAATGCGTTAAAAAATATAGGAGTTATTTCCGGAAAAGATATCACAACAGAAGCAGCAATAAGTAAATTAATGTATTTATTAGGTCAGAATATAGCTGCTAATACCTTCAAAACTATCTACGAATCACCCTTAAGAGGGGAAATGTCTTAA
- a CDS encoding MotA/TolQ/ExbB proton channel family protein, whose product MKRLFSILAITGMVAFGTTNATTIANTNTAVTTVNTIQETTEEGAAAEETLGFHQELKKRFIEGGAGFMGIVLLCLILGLAIAIERIIFLNLSTTNTKKLTQSVEDALSSGGVEAAKEVCRNTKGPIASIYYQGLDRTDEGIEAAEKAVVAYGGVQMGQLEKNVSWISLFIALAPMLGFMGTVIGMIQAFDKIEAAGDMQPSLVAGGIKVALLTTVFGLIVAIILQIFYNYIIAKIDSIVNDMEDASITLMDLLIRNKK is encoded by the coding sequence ATGAAAAGATTATTTTCTATCCTTGCCATTACAGGAATGGTGGCATTCGGAACGACTAACGCAACAACAATTGCAAACACAAATACAGCTGTAACTACTGTTAACACTATTCAAGAGACTACTGAAGAAGGCGCTGCTGCTGAAGAGACCCTTGGATTTCATCAAGAATTGAAAAAACGTTTTATTGAAGGTGGAGCTGGCTTTATGGGGATTGTATTATTATGTTTAATTCTTGGATTAGCAATTGCTATAGAAAGAATTATCTTTTTAAACCTTTCAACTACTAACACAAAAAAATTAACACAAAGTGTTGAAGACGCTTTATCTTCAGGTGGTGTAGAAGCTGCAAAAGAAGTATGTAGAAATACAAAAGGACCAATCGCATCTATTTACTACCAAGGATTAGATAGAACTGACGAAGGTATCGAAGCTGCTGAAAAAGCTGTAGTAGCTTACGGAGGTGTACAAATGGGACAATTAGAAAAAAATGTATCTTGGATTTCATTATTTATCGCCTTAGCACCAATGCTTGGTTTCATGGGTACGGTAATTGGTATGATTCAAGCATTCGATAAAATTGAAGCTGCCGGAGATATGCAACCATCTCTTGTTGCAGGTGGTATTAAAGTAGCACTTTTGACAACTGTATTTGGTTTGATCGTGGCTATTATACTTCAAATTTTTTATAATTATATTATTGCTAAAATTGATAGCATTGTTAACGACATGGAAGATGCTTCTATCACGTTAATGGACCTATTAATTAGAAATAAAAAGTAA
- a CDS encoding ExbD/TolR family protein, which yields MAKRAAPEVNAGSMADIAFLLLIFFLVTTTIETDSGINRKLPPMEESEEDVVIKQRNIFTVLLNGKDQLLVEDELMELKDLRAAAIEFLDNNGDGSCDYCKGKKDKSSSDNPDKAIISLKNERETTYKTYIAVQNELVAAYNELRNARALAQHGKSFAEMQADYKDVNWPGNKERLKAKIDQIKTDYPQKLSEVQ from the coding sequence ATGGCAAAAAGAGCAGCACCAGAAGTAAATGCAGGCTCCATGGCCGACATTGCGTTCTTACTATTAATATTTTTCTTAGTAACAACAACTATTGAAACAGATTCAGGAATCAATAGAAAGCTTCCTCCAATGGAAGAGTCTGAAGAAGATGTTGTTATCAAGCAAAGAAATATTTTTACTGTATTATTAAATGGTAAAGATCAATTGCTTGTAGAAGATGAATTAATGGAGCTTAAAGATTTAAGAGCTGCAGCTATTGAATTTTTAGATAACAATGGCGACGGATCTTGCGACTATTGTAAAGGAAAGAAAGATAAATCATCTTCTGATAATCCAGATAAAGCAATTATATCTTTAAAGAATGAGCGAGAAACAACTTATAAGACTTATATAGCGGTTCAAAATGAACTAGTAGCAGCTTATAACGAATTAAGAAATGCGAGAGCTCTGGCACAACATGGAAAGTCTTTCGCAGAAATGCAGGCAGACTATAAAGATGTAAATTGGCCTGGAAATAAGGAAAGATTAAAAGCGAAGATAGATCAAATAAAAACTGATTATCCTCAAAAGCTTTCTGAAGTACAATAA
- a CDS encoding ExbD/TolR family protein: protein MSKFKKKKSGDMPAVNTASLPDIVFMLLFFFMVATVMRQNTLKIENNLPFADQVEKLDKKDLVMYIYAGKPSANYVQYGKEARIQLNDDFASVRDVAAFVAAERASKREELIPFLTTALKVDSDANMGLIGDIKQELRKVNALKINYTTKKGSVLGRD from the coding sequence ATGTCTAAATTTAAAAAGAAAAAAAGTGGCGATATGCCTGCGGTTAATACAGCATCTTTACCCGATATTGTATTTATGTTATTATTCTTTTTTATGGTGGCCACTGTAATGAGGCAAAACACTTTGAAGATTGAAAATAATTTACCGTTTGCAGATCAAGTAGAAAAACTAGATAAAAAGGATTTGGTTATGTATATCTATGCAGGTAAACCAAGTGCTAATTATGTACAATACGGTAAAGAAGCAAGAATACAGTTAAATGATGATTTTGCTAGTGTAAGAGATGTGGCTGCTTTTGTAGCTGCAGAGAGAGCTTCTAAACGTGAAGAATTAATACCGTTTTTAACTACAGCTTTAAAAGTAGATAGTGATGCTAATATGGGCCTAATAGGTGATATTAAACAAGAGTTAAGAAAAGTAAATGCGCTTAAAATTAACTACACTACTAAAAAGGGTTCTGTATTAGGAAGAGATTAA
- a CDS encoding porin family protein, translating into MKRLFIPVFFLMPFVYCFAQEINDKEVDSLYKEDQFYAGVTYNLLGNMPKDVAQSGFSLGFHLGFIKDMPINKNRNLAIGVGLGYSSNSFNQNLLVDKDDMGRTIYSVLKDNNTFIKNKFSSHLIELPIEFRWRTSTATEYNFWRIYTGFKLGYIFAHTTKYRGDLGRIRYTNIEDFNNFQYGLTLSAGYNTWNIFLYYALNPIFSSDANLDGNQIDMNAIKIGLMFYIL; encoded by the coding sequence ATGAAACGCCTATTTATTCCCGTATTCTTTTTAATGCCTTTTGTGTATTGTTTTGCTCAAGAAATTAATGATAAAGAGGTTGATTCACTTTATAAGGAAGACCAATTTTATGCGGGAGTAACTTATAATTTGCTAGGCAACATGCCTAAAGATGTTGCACAAAGTGGCTTTTCTTTAGGATTCCATCTGGGGTTTATTAAAGATATGCCTATTAATAAGAATAGAAATTTAGCTATAGGTGTTGGTCTTGGGTACTCATCTAATTCATTTAATCAAAACTTACTCGTAGATAAAGACGATATGGGGAGGACTATTTATAGTGTTCTAAAAGACAATAATACATTTATTAAAAATAAATTCTCCAGCCATTTAATTGAACTCCCTATTGAGTTTAGATGGCGCACATCTACAGCAACTGAATATAATTTCTGGCGCATTTATACAGGATTTAAGCTAGGTTATATATTTGCGCATACAACCAAGTATCGTGGTGATTTAGGCAGGATTAGATATACTAATATTGAGGATTTTAATAATTTTCAATATGGTTTAACACTAAGTGCAGGTTATAATACTTGGAATATATTTTTATACTATGCTTTGAATCCTATTTTTTCTAGCGATGCTAATTTAGATGGAAATCAAATAGATATGAATGCTATAAAAATTGGCTTAATGTTTTATATTTTATAA
- the rpoN gene encoding RNA polymerase factor sigma-54 — protein MLKQYLQFKLSQKLSPQQIQLMKLIQLPTQAFEQRLKQELEENPALEGGKETNENEFDSEYDNAEDFNDSETINADDINVDEYLSDDEIPDYRTQVNNYSSDDDEKTMPYAAGTSFTQHLINQLNTYRLNDEEREIAEFLVGSVDESGYIRRELSDIMDDLAFTQNVYTTEEKIEHVLKIVHQLDPAGVGARSLQECLSIQLHRREKTQQSELAIDIIDNAFDQFTKKHYKKLIQKFDISEAQLKEAISEIEHLNPKPGGSYAGNNRIVEHVVPDFAIKIADGELELTLNGRNAPELHVSREYNNMLKGYKDTKDKSKSQKDAVIFIKQKLDAAKWFIEAIKQRQQTLFVTMSAIMHYQKDYFLTGDERNLKPMILKDIADEISMDVSTVSRVANSKYVDTPYGTKLIKEFFSESMKNDQGEDVSTREIKKILETVIEEENKKKPLTDETLASILKEKGYPIARRTVAKYREQLDIPVARLRKKI, from the coding sequence ATGCTTAAGCAGTATTTACAATTTAAATTATCACAAAAGTTATCACCGCAGCAGATTCAGTTAATGAAGTTGATACAATTGCCTACACAAGCTTTTGAACAACGTTTAAAACAAGAATTGGAAGAAAACCCAGCTCTTGAAGGCGGTAAAGAAACTAATGAAAATGAATTCGACTCTGAGTACGATAATGCCGAGGATTTTAATGATAGTGAAACTATAAATGCTGACGATATTAATGTTGATGAATATTTAAGTGACGATGAAATTCCAGATTATCGCACTCAAGTCAATAATTATAGCAGCGATGATGATGAAAAAACCATGCCTTATGCTGCGGGCACTTCGTTTACGCAACATTTAATAAATCAATTAAATACCTACCGTCTTAATGATGAAGAACGTGAAATTGCAGAATTTTTAGTCGGAAGTGTTGACGAAAGTGGTTATATCCGTAGAGAATTAAGTGATATTATGGACGATTTGGCTTTTACTCAAAACGTTTATACTACCGAAGAAAAAATTGAACACGTTCTAAAAATTGTACATCAATTAGACCCTGCTGGTGTTGGTGCCAGAAGTTTACAAGAGTGTTTGAGTATTCAACTACATAGAAGAGAAAAAACACAGCAAAGCGAACTAGCTATTGACATTATTGACAATGCTTTCGATCAATTTACAAAAAAACATTATAAGAAGTTAATTCAGAAATTTGATATATCCGAAGCACAACTAAAAGAAGCTATTTCAGAAATTGAACATTTAAATCCAAAACCTGGAGGTTCTTATGCTGGAAATAATAGAATTGTTGAACACGTTGTTCCAGATTTTGCTATTAAAATTGCAGATGGTGAATTAGAGTTAACTCTTAATGGAAGAAATGCACCAGAACTTCATGTATCTAGAGAGTACAACAATATGCTTAAAGGATATAAAGACACGAAAGACAAATCGAAGTCTCAAAAAGATGCTGTTATTTTTATCAAGCAAAAATTAGATGCCGCAAAATGGTTTATTGAGGCTATAAAACAGCGCCAACAAACCTTATTTGTTACGATGAGTGCTATTATGCATTACCAAAAAGACTATTTTTTAACAGGTGACGAGCGTAATTTAAAACCCATGATTTTAAAAGACATTGCTGATGAAATCTCTATGGATGTCTCTACTGTATCAAGAGTTGCCAACAGTAAATATGTTGATACGCCTTACGGCACAAAATTGATTAAAGAATTCTTTTCTGAATCCATGAAAAATGATCAAGGGGAAGATGTTTCTACAAGGGAAATAAAGAAAATTTTAGAAACTGTAATAGAAGAAGAAAACAAGAAGAAGCCTTTAACCGATGAAACTCTAGCAAGCATTTTAAAAGAAAAAGGGTATCCTATTGCTCGTCGTACCGTTGCAAAATACAGAGAACAGCTAGACATTCCTGTTGCTCGTTTACGTAAAAAAATATAA